A region of the Halococcus agarilyticus genome:
CGACCCTGGAGACGGTGGCGATCTCGTCGAGGCTCCGGGGGGTGCCGGCCTGTCGGGCGGCGGCGTAGAGCGCGCTCGTGGAGACGCCCTCGATGGAGCGTCCGGGAAGGAGGTCCTCGTCGAGCGCGCGACGGTAGATCACGCTCGCGGTCTCGCGCACGGAGTCGGGGAGACCGAGCGCGCTCGCCATGCGGTCGATCTCGCCCAACGCTTGCTTGAGGTTGCGCTCCTTCGAGTCCCTGGTGCGGAATCGCTCGTTCCAGGTGCGCAGACGCTGCATTTTCTGGCGCTGGCGGCTGGAGAGGCTGTTGCCGTAGGCGTCCTTGTCCTGCCAGCCGATGTTGGTCGAGAGGCCCTTGTCGTGCATCATGTTCGTCGTCGGGGCCCCGACGCGGGACTTCTGGTCGCGCTCGGCCGAATCGAACGCGCGCCACTCCGGCCCACGGTCGATCTCGTCGGTCTCGACGACGAGCCCACAGTCGGTACAGACGGTCTCGCCGTGCTCGGTGTCGCTCACCAGCCGGCCGCCACACTCCGGGCA
Encoded here:
- a CDS encoding transcription initiation factor IIB, translated to CPECGGRLVSDTEHGETVCTDCGLVVETDEIDRGPEWRAFDSAERDQKSRVGAPTTNMMHDKGLSTNIGWQDKDAYGNSLSSRQRQKMQRLRTWNERFRTRDSKERNLKQALGEIDRMASALGLPDSVRETASVIYRRALDEDLLPGRSIEGVSTSALYAAARQAGTPRSLDEIATVSRV